The following DNA comes from Paenibacillus crassostreae.
AGATCAATTTCCTACGAAGCGGAGAATGGAAAACTGATTTTCGAAATGCGCTTGATAGCCATAAAGAAGAGAAATTAGTAAATATTCTGAATGAAATTCGGGCTAAATTGACATTTGATCAGGCAAAAGAACGTGTAATTCGGGAGTTTTATATTTGGTTGACCGAAATCATCAGCATTGAATTATCCTATGAGTGCAGGTTCCAGCTTCCACAAGCGGATATGTTGCCGTATGAGGCGGTGCTGGCCGCGGAGACTTGGGACGAAGTCCATAGTATTGTATTGAGCTATGCGAGACAGTACATCGTTGTCGGCCATCCGTTACCTGAGAGAAGCTATGCGGATCTTGCGGCTGATTTGATACACCGGGATTATGCCGAAGGGATTTCGTTGCTTAGTATCGCGAACCAGATCAACGTCAACCCATCGTATCTCAGTCGGGTCTTTAAGCAGGAGAAAGGTGAAAACTTCGTGTCATACTTGACCCGCGTGAGAATGGAACGGGCCAAGTCTTTTCTTGAGAGCCGGAAGTACAAGGTATCGGAAGTTGCAGATAGAGTCGGGTATCACAACTACCCCTATTTCAGTAAGATTTTCAAAAAAGTCGTCGGCATAAATCCCGAGGAATATCGCGGGTAATCCCATCCTTACAGGGAAGGAGATGCTGTGTGAACTAATGAGAAAGCGCTTACCATTTATAAGTATCAAATCGAAAATATTGATTATCTGCCTGACGGTCATCATCGTGCCGATCTTAGTGATGACGGCTCTCTCTTATTCCTCCTCTCAAAACTTATTGGAACGGAAATATACGGAATTGTTGATGGATATCGCCAAGCAGACGAATGTCCGAATCGACGAGTATTTTAAGGAAGTTGAAAAAATATCACTTGTGACCAGCTTCGGCATGAACAGTAACATGAACGATTCGTCAGAGAAAAATTATCCGATCCAGGAATTTCTTCGTGACGATAGCGAAGAGAACAAGAATGAAGTATACGGCATGATGATGAACTACGTGATGATGAAAGACCAGGAAATCTCCATCTATTTGTATAATTTGAACGGCGGACAAGATCTGATTGTTGGTGCCGATCAACCCTATGACTACACTTATCGTCCAACAACAGAAGAGTGGTTTCATTATTTTCAAGTTTCCACCAGCAAGATGATGATTCTGGATACTCACATCGATAGACAGACCAAGAACAACACGTTGGCGATCTCGCATATTCGCAAAATATTAGATACCGACAGCGGTACGCTGCTTGGGTTCATGGTAGTCAGCATCGACCTACATGTGATCGACATTGCCAGCAACAGGTTGCAGGAGTCCTTGCGCAAGCGCTTCACAATCGTAGATGAATCCGACAATATCATTTATAATGCTGATTTTTCATTGATCGGCCAGAAATTCTCCGATACGCTACGCCCGAGCAAGTCTGATCAAATCATCGTAGACAGCCAGTTCGCCCGTCAACGATGGACGACCTTTCTCTATATGCCGAGGCATGAATTATCGGCCGAGGGAAATATTTTGCGGCATAACATGTATCTCCTTGCTACGCTAATGCTGCTATTTCTCGTAATTGTCTCGATCTTTCTATCCAGTGTGATTACTCATCCGATCAAAAAACTAATGAGAAATATTCTGCTTGTCGAGAAGGGGCAGTTTGATCAGGTCGAAGAAATTCGCTCGCGCGACGAAATCGGTCATCTCTCTACTCGCTTTCAGAGGATGTCCCATGAATTGAAACGGCTTGTCGAGCGGATTCAACAGGAAGAAAAAGACAAGGCTTCCGCCGAAATACGCGCGCTACAGTCACAGATCAATCCGCACTTCCTCTATAATACGCTTGGTTCTGTAAAGTGGATCGCCTCTATGCAGCAGGCTGACAAAATCGTTGAAATGACGGATGCGCTTATCAAGATGCTGTTCTATGCCACACGGTCTGAAGGAGCTTTGGTAACGGTTCGTGAGGAGCTTGACAATCTTTACAATTACATGACGATCCAAAAAGTCCGCTATTACAATCGGATTCAATTGGTTATTGAGGCAGATGAGGAAGTTCTACATTACCGAATGCCCAAATTGATTCTCCAGCCAATGGTTGAGAATGCGATTTTTCACGGCTTAGCTTTGAAGGAAGAAGGTGGTGTGGTTACCGTCAAAGTCGAGCGTTCAAGTAGCGATGTTATGATCGAGGTTCATGACAATGGTGTCGGCATGGACGAGGAGACAATTCGGACCATTAAGGCTTCGCTTGCTCAAGAAAAAGATGGAATCGAACCCGAGAACATCGGTCTTTATAATGTAACACGGCGCCTTAAGCTTCATTATGGAGAGAGACATGGATTAACATTTGAGAGCGAATCGGAAATAGGCACAACATTCCGCATGGTTCTACCGAACATGAATGATGATTAGTAGGAAGAATCTAACTGGATCGTTGTGAAGCCAATCGAATTAAGGGGAAGCGACCTTTAGAATGGTCGCCTTTTCTTTTGGGGTACGTGTTGCTTATACACTTTTTTTACTTTCCCTTATATTATTTTTACTTTTGGAAAAATGTTAATACGGTTTTATAGGAAGGAAGTAAAGAAATCAACAAGGATTGGTCAATTCCGTTGATTTCTTGCTGCTGAATGCTTCTACTACAATAAAGAAGAAAGAAACTTATACCAAATGGGGGGTAAACATGAAAAGAAAGCCAATGATGTCTCTTTTATTATCCTTATCCTTAGTCCTTGTTCTGCTGTCAGCATGCACTAATTCGGCAAACAAGAACGAACCGGCCGTAAAGGGGGCTGAACCCAAACAGGCAACGAACGAAAAAGGGGAGATCGATTACGCATTCGGTGCCTACGAAGAACCCATCACGATTCATACCGTTCGTGCCGAATATGCATCCGCGCAATTCCAGAATGGAGACAACATGACAAAGAACGTTTGGACACGAGCCTATAAAGAGCGATTCAACATTGACGTAGTAACGGATTGGGTCACCGACGAGTATGACACCAAACTGAATCTGGCTATATCCTCCAATAAGCTGCCGGATGTATTTCATGTGAATCCGACACAATTGCAGCAATTGATTAAAGCAGACATGATCATGGATTTAACGGAGATATTTGATAAGTATGGTTCCGATCGTTTGAAAGGCTATATGGAAGCCGACCGTTCCAGTTATGAATCCGGGATGAAGGACGAGAAATTATACGGCATTCCCCAGTTGCACTGGGGTTTCATCGATCAGCCGGATTATATCTGGATCCGTAATGACTGGAAGGAAGAACTAGGGTTGCCGGATCCGAAGACGACAGACGACATTAAGAATATCGCTCTTAAGTTTAAGGAAGCCTATGGCGGTTTCGGTATTGCCGCCGATCAGACGCTCGATTATTTGAACCTGTTAGCCATCGGTTG
Coding sequences within:
- a CDS encoding sensor histidine kinase — protein: MRKRLPFISIKSKILIICLTVIIVPILVMTALSYSSSQNLLERKYTELLMDIAKQTNVRIDEYFKEVEKISLVTSFGMNSNMNDSSEKNYPIQEFLRDDSEENKNEVYGMMMNYVMMKDQEISIYLYNLNGGQDLIVGADQPYDYTYRPTTEEWFHYFQVSTSKMMILDTHIDRQTKNNTLAISHIRKILDTDSGTLLGFMVVSIDLHVIDIASNRLQESLRKRFTIVDESDNIIYNADFSLIGQKFSDTLRPSKSDQIIVDSQFARQRWTTFLYMPRHELSAEGNILRHNMYLLATLMLLFLVIVSIFLSSVITHPIKKLMRNILLVEKGQFDQVEEIRSRDEIGHLSTRFQRMSHELKRLVERIQQEEKDKASAEIRALQSQINPHFLYNTLGSVKWIASMQQADKIVEMTDALIKMLFYATRSEGALVTVREELDNLYNYMTIQKVRYYNRIQLVIEADEEVLHYRMPKLILQPMVENAIFHGLALKEEGGVVTVKVERSSSDVMIEVHDNGVGMDEETIRTIKASLAQEKDGIEPENIGLYNVTRRLKLHYGERHGLTFESESEIGTTFRMVLPNMNDD